In Lathyrus oleraceus cultivar Zhongwan6 chromosome 2, CAAS_Psat_ZW6_1.0, whole genome shotgun sequence, the DNA window GCATCCTTAACACGTAAGATCTTACAATCTTACGATCCAGCACTCGATCTTGACTACACTAGTCTTAGAGATGACAAATCAAAGAGTATACTACAATACCGATTAGAATCAAACGTAATTAAGGGCCTAACTCAAGCCGAAATGTTTCATGACTCACTTGCAGCTGTTAGATGTACTGCAACTCCGTCCTTCAAGCCAGAAGTTCCCCATGCCGCAGACATTATCTACTCTCGGACGACAAGTGCCAGACGAGAATCTCTGAATCCTATCAATGGTACTCATGCTCGGCAACTTGTCGACGCCAAGAGGTTCCTCCAAGCTTGACATGGTGAAGTGAAATGATCAAACCGAACTGCCAAACAAGATTTACGTGTAAGTGCCGCACATGATCAATAACATATTTCAAACTTAATTTGCTCAGCTCATTGTTGCCCCAAAGGGCAGAAAATCACTTTCAAGTTTCAGCTTTCAACTCACTTTCATGCAATAGGAATGGCTAATACAAAAGCATGTGTGAAGTGGTTTTCATTACCAAATTTCCACCTACTCAAACAATGATGAAAAAGGTATTGACTTGAAATATAATCAATAGCCAAAGGAAAATGTAAATCCTACTCTTCAATTTTCACAGACACTAAGACATGACAATACAGACATAGGTGAAATAAAAAGTAAATATGCAGTGAAAGGAAAAAGAGAGAAATGGAAGAAAAAACAGACCTGAAAAAAAGATAGAGAGTTGAAGAGATGGAAGGGAATGGAGAAACGTTGTTGAAAGTGAGGAAAGTAGAAATAGGTGGAAATTCAAAAGGAATAAGAATGGAAGAAGGTAGATGAGGAAAAAAGGTAGGAATGAAAACGTGCAACCAATTCATTGAATTAATCACTTTTTCCAACTTTCAACTATAAATTCTGTTGGAAGTTGGTACTACTCTACCAATAATAGTAAATTAATAATctatttgactttttttttttaataaatcaGTCTCGCCCAAAAAATAATCTCTTTAAAACTTGAAAAACTTGAAAAAGGGAATCACAGTAAACAGTAAGTTTTTTCTATTAGATTTAATAAAAtgaaatttaataaaaatattactattagatttaataaataatttataaTTATTAACAAAAAAAATGAGAATGTGGCAGTTCAGCTAAAATTTTGTTTAACTAAGCAGCTATAAAGGACGGCCACACATATACAAAGATACAATGGTCTGACATTTACACACATTTTTTTCATAAGTATTATGCAATAGGTAGGTTAACTAAATTTCAATCTTagaatttttattttattttaatacttttctttttaaaaaaatattaatttaaaatgtcaaatttataaaaaaaaaatttaaaaatgaattttaaaaaaatgactTCAAGTTCTTGAAACAAACGAACGCGTTATTCGTAAACTTAAAATGAATAGTATTTGAGCATAAAAAAAGTTCGTGTCGAACTTGAACCAATTCTTATCGGATCGAACCAAACTGAAATGAGTTCGACTCGACTCAACTCATTTCCTGCGTGTGAAGAAACTCCCACATTTGCATGATACATTCTACCATTCTAATACAATCATTGTCTAGTATTCCCACAACAGATTTACTCAAAATGTCACAATAAGTAAATTGACAACTACTTTGATACACTGCAAATGAATTACAATGGCTGAATTTTGTATCACAGGGAATGTGGAAAGAATGCATGAAACCCATCACAACATTAGGATGAGTTTACCAAGTTTCGAGCGGAATCTAAACTCAACTCTTCATTGACCTGAAGAAATAAAACAAAggattaattactatgcactgtcagtgtaaaaagatttacactgtcgattcatcaacatcacccgtttgcattacttcatagattttcaaaataaaagtcaaatttattttaatatccaacgtctaagattaactgacggtgtaacAATCAGggtatttcaattaaatccatAAAACAATAAAAGAAATTTTAGTTTAACACATTATAACATTTTTATAGAAAATAAATGTGCTTCTATATGCATAAATTTGAAACATATTTTTATGTTTCCCCGAAAACACTTTCCATGGTTTCTTCTATGAAACAATGACCAAAATGATAATCAGTTTACACATACCAGTCTCTTATGAATTTGTTGGAATGCCTGGCAAAATTTCTCGGCTTCTTCTGTACCAACCTGTAGAAACATTAGAACCAATGAGTCATGAACCGAGTCTCATTCTAAGTGTTCTTGACATCAATGACAGGTAAATGACATAAATCGTTGTAACATCGCCGTCACAGTTATAACACAGATACAACGATATAACATACCCTGTCCAAAACACACACACCACTCTCCTTTTTATTGTGCAAAGAATTCAAAATACCTTTTTTGCAGCCTCTGATTTTAGCTTGCTCCAAAATGAATCTGTTTATTTGAAGAATTCACATAAGCAAAACATTAATTTAGAAAACACAATTCAGTTGGTTATTGTAACAAAATTAACTATATTGCTCAGAATAAATTTGTCGAACAATAAAGGTTATATGTGATACCGTGTTTGTTGATTCCTTGATTCTCAAAATCCCTATCCTTTTCATTCCATGCATCATGCCATTCATTTAGCTGCAGTTATGAGTTAGACAACATTATATGTTTACACAAACATCAATACATATGTCACAGTTTCAGGAT includes these proteins:
- the LOC127117864 gene encoding uncharacterized protein LOC127117864 produces the protein MDESEFQRLLQLFPTVRSRDYTEEESSSKQLASGSGSRSAQEELNEWHDAWNEKDRDFENQGINKHDSFWSKLKSEAAKKVGTEEAEKFCQAFQQIHKRLVNEELSLDSARNLVNSS